One window from the genome of Sphaerotilus microaerophilus encodes:
- the clpS gene encoding ATP-dependent Clp protease adapter ClpS codes for MASLPPETPKQPVVPDDGQGSVVAERQLQRVEPPPVYQVVLLNDDYTPMEFVVMVLQHFFRHDLEAATQIMLKIHHEGRGVCGVFTRDVAATKVEMVLAAARRAGHPLQCIMEVA; via the coding sequence ATGGCAAGTCTTCCTCCCGAAACACCGAAGCAGCCTGTCGTCCCGGACGACGGGCAGGGCTCGGTCGTCGCGGAGCGTCAACTGCAACGGGTGGAACCACCTCCGGTGTATCAAGTTGTCCTGCTCAACGACGATTACACCCCGATGGAATTTGTCGTCATGGTGCTGCAGCACTTCTTCAGGCACGACCTGGAAGCGGCCACGCAGATCATGCTGAAGATTCACCACGAGGGGCGGGGCGTGTGCGGTGTGTTCACGCGCGATGTCGCGGCAACGAAAGTGGAAATGGTTCTGGCAGCCGCACGCAGGGCGGGGCACCCGCTGCAGTGCATTATGGAGGTCGCATGA
- a CDS encoding glutamine synthetase family protein codes for MPPIPTLPPMDPEAARQALSDLGAQAVECVLGDFTSVARGKRVHRDDFLALGGCRLPSVVLGLTLTGGEPEPVFGPMLPRQYSDLTLQPDLATLAPRPGRPAEASVLCEPGGRWWSEHHAREVDASELCPRSALRRVLARFEAEGLTARVAPELEFFLLQRDEAGGRITLDSARAHPGAMARESACEAYSLERASHFDAYFDALYAACATMGIPLSGHAHEAALSQFEVNFHPGPPLAQADAVHRFKRLAREIAAQHGFLASFAPKPFLDQPGTGMHWHFSVQRHDAAWPHLFAEPDGADSAELGHFVAGLQDQAPAAMAFLAPHDMAYDRITRSDASPSHASWGGEDRSLAFRIPTSGPASRRIENRLPGGDANPYLTVAVTLGLGLAGLQAAKAPLPTCNERHALARSLPDALNALDASSTLRDLLGAPLIDLYVAIKRHEQAERAALDDPRQHWDLRHLIELA; via the coding sequence ATGCCACCCATTCCCACGCTGCCCCCCATGGACCCCGAGGCCGCGCGCCAGGCCCTGTCCGACCTCGGCGCCCAGGCCGTCGAGTGCGTGCTGGGCGACTTCACCTCGGTTGCACGCGGCAAGCGGGTGCACCGGGACGACTTCCTGGCGCTGGGCGGCTGCCGCCTGCCCTCCGTCGTGCTGGGGCTGACGCTGACCGGTGGCGAGCCCGAGCCGGTCTTCGGCCCGATGCTGCCGCGCCAGTACAGCGACCTGACGCTGCAACCCGACCTGGCCACGCTGGCGCCCCGCCCGGGCCGCCCGGCTGAGGCCAGCGTGCTCTGCGAGCCAGGGGGACGCTGGTGGTCCGAGCACCACGCCCGGGAAGTGGACGCCAGTGAGCTCTGCCCGCGCAGTGCCCTGCGCCGCGTACTGGCACGCTTCGAGGCCGAAGGGCTCACCGCCCGGGTGGCGCCGGAACTGGAGTTCTTCCTGCTGCAGCGCGATGAAGCCGGCGGGCGCATCACGCTCGACAGCGCCCGTGCCCACCCTGGCGCGATGGCACGCGAGTCGGCCTGCGAGGCCTACTCGCTGGAGCGCGCCAGCCACTTCGACGCCTACTTCGACGCGCTCTACGCCGCCTGCGCCACCATGGGCATCCCGCTGAGCGGGCACGCCCACGAAGCCGCGCTATCGCAGTTCGAGGTCAACTTCCACCCGGGCCCACCGTTGGCTCAGGCCGATGCGGTGCACCGCTTCAAGCGCCTGGCACGCGAGATCGCCGCACAGCATGGCTTCCTGGCCAGCTTCGCGCCCAAGCCCTTCCTCGACCAGCCGGGCACCGGCATGCACTGGCACTTCAGCGTGCAGCGCCACGACGCCGCCTGGCCGCACCTGTTCGCCGAGCCGGACGGTGCCGACAGCGCCGAGCTCGGCCACTTCGTCGCCGGCCTGCAGGACCAAGCCCCGGCAGCGATGGCCTTCCTCGCACCGCACGACATGGCCTACGACCGCATCACCCGCAGCGACGCCTCGCCCTCGCACGCGAGCTGGGGCGGGGAAGACCGCTCACTGGCGTTCCGCATACCCACTTCCGGTCCAGCTTCACGCCGCATCGAGAACCGCCTGCCCGGCGGCGACGCCAACCCCTACCTGACCGTGGCCGTCACGCTCGGCCTCGGCCTGGCCGGCCTGCAGGCTGCCAAGGCGCCGCTGCCCACGTGCAACGAGCGCCATGCGCTGGCACGCAGCCTGCCGGACGCGCTCAACGCCCTGGACGCCAGCAGCACGCTGCGCGACCTGCTTGGCGCCCCGCTGATCGACCTCTACGTCGCCATCAAGCGCCACGAGCAGGCCGAGCGGGCCGCCCTCGATGACCCGCGCCAGCACTGGGACCTGCGCCACTTGATCGAGCTGGCCTGA
- a CDS encoding cold-shock protein produces MAIGVVKWFNDVKGFGFIEPEGGGEDVFAHFSAIQMEGFRTLKQGSTVSFELVDGPKGKLAQNICQAEVQPSAA; encoded by the coding sequence GTGGCGATTGGCGTGGTGAAGTGGTTCAACGATGTGAAGGGCTTCGGATTCATCGAGCCCGAGGGCGGCGGCGAGGATGTGTTCGCCCATTTCTCAGCCATCCAGATGGAAGGCTTCCGCACCCTCAAGCAGGGCTCCACAGTGAGCTTCGAGCTGGTGGACGGGCCCAAGGGCAAGCTGGCGCAGAACATCTGCCAGGCCGAGGTGCAACCCAGCGCCGCCTGA